One Canis lupus dingo isolate Sandy chromosome 3, ASM325472v2, whole genome shotgun sequence DNA window includes the following coding sequences:
- the CPZ gene encoding carboxypeptidase Z isoform X2, whose protein sequence is MPPPPPPLLLLAALAAAAAGPGCPLPRGPAGGCHGPSAADSATCVDMQLRTCSDVAYNWTTFPTLLEQRSREAVESSSEYILLSVLHHLLEGQCNPDLRLLGCAVLAPRCEGGRVRRPCRHVCEGLREACQPAFDAIDMAWPYFLDCGRYFASVEEGCYDPLEKLRGLDAEEALPSGLPPTFIHFTHHSYAQMVRVLRRTAARCAHVAKTYSIGRSFNGKELLVIEFSARPGQHELMEPEVKLIGNIHGNEVAGREMLIYLAQYLCSEYLLGSPRIQRLLNTTRIHLLPSMNPDGYEVAAAEGAGYNGWTSGRQNAQNLDLNRNFPDLTSEYYRLASSRSVRSDHIPIPQHYWWGKVAPETKAIMKWMRTTPFVLSASLHGGDLVVSYPFDFSKHPQEEKMFSPTPDEKMFKLLARAYADVHPMMMDRSENRCGGNFLKRGSIINGADWYSFTGGMSDFNYLHSNCFEITVELGCVKFPPEEALYTLWQHNKEPLLNFVEMVHRGIKGVVMDKFGKPVKNARILVKGIHHDITTAPDGDYWRLLPPGPHIVIAQAPGYSKVIKKVTIPARMKRAGRVDFILQPLGTGPKKVLLGPRRSGSGLRDPLGGASPYGEPEEVGQEPLGGRRQPSSGGSKPWWWSYFTSLSQHKPRWLLKY, encoded by the exons atgccgcccccgccgccgccgctgctgctgctcgCCGcgctggccgccgccgccgccgggcccgGGTGTCCGCTGCCCCGGGGGCCCGCCG GTGGATGCCACGGACCATCAGCTGCAGACAGTG ccacgTGTGTGGACATGCAGCTCCGGACCTGCAGTGACGTGGCCTACAACTGGACGACCTTCCCCACCCTGCTGGAGCAGCGGTCCCGGGAGGCGGTGGAGTCCAGCTCTGAGTACATCCTGCTCAGTGTCCTGCACCACCTGCTGGAGGGCCAGTGCAACCCTGACCTGCGGCTGCTGGGCTGTGCCGTGCTGGCTCCCCGCTGCGAGGGCGGCCGGGTGCGCAGACCCTGCCGGCACGTGTGCGAGGGCCTGCGCGAGGCCTGCCAGCCTGCCTTCGACGCCATCGACATGGCCTGGCCCTACTTCCTCGACTGTGGCCGCTACTTCGCGAGCGTGGAGGAGGGCTGCTATGACCCCCTGGAGAAGCTGCGAG GCCTGGACGCAGAGGAGGCGCTGCCGTCCGGCCTGCCGCCCACCTTCATTCACTTCACACACCACTCCTACGCCCAGATGGTGCGCGTGCTGAGGCGGACGGCGGCCCGCTGCGCCCACGTGGCCAAGACCTACAGCATCGGCCGGAGCTTCAATGGCAAGGAGCTGCTGGTCATCGAGTTCTCGGCCCGCCCTGGCCAGCACGAGCTGA TGGAGCCTGAGGTGAAGCTCATCGGCAACATCCATGGCAATGAGGTGGCAGGGCGGGAGATGCTCATCTACCTGGCCCAGTACCTGTGCTCCGAGTACCTGTTGGGCAGTCCCCGCATCCAGCGCCTGCTCAACACTACCCGCATTCACCTGCTGCCCTCCATGAACCCCGACGGGTACGAGGTGGCGGCTGCCGAG GGTGCCGGCTACAACGGGTGGACAAGTGGGAGGCAAAATGCTCAGAACTTGGATCTGAACCGCAACTTCCCTGACCTGACGTCTGAGTACTACCGGCTGGCCTCGTCCCGCAGCGTGCGCAGTGACCACATCCCCATCCCACAGCACTACTGGTGGGGTAAG GTGGCCCCCGAGACCAAGGCCATAATGAAGTGGATGCGGACCACCCCGTTCGTGCTCTCGGCCAGCCTCCACGGGGGTGACCTAGTGGTGTCCTACCCCTTCGACTTTTCCAAGCACCCTCAGGAAGAGAAGATGTTTTCTCCCACACCTGATGAGAAG ATGTTCAAGCTGCTGGCCAGGGCCTATGCAGATGTCCACCCCATGATGATGGACAGGTCAGAGAACAGGTGTGGCGGCAACTTCCTGAAGAGAGGCAGCATCATCAATGGGGCTGACTGGTACAGCTTCACTGGAG GCATGTCGGACTTCAACTACCTGCACAGTAACTGCTTCGAGATCACGGTGGAGCTGGGCTGTGTGAAGTTCCCCCCGGAGGAGGCCCTCTACACGCTCTGGCAGCACAACAAGGAGCCCCTCCTGAACTTCGTGGAGATG GTGCATCGAGGCATCAAAGGTGTGGTGATGGACAAATTTGGGAAGCCAGTCAAAAATGCCCGGATTTTGGTCAAGGGCATCCACCATGATATCACCACAG CCCCAGATGGTGACTACTGGAGACTGCTGCCTCCGGGGCCCCACATAGTCATAGCTCAGGCCCCCGGCTACTCCAAGGTCATCAAGAAGGTCACCATCCCTGCCCGGATGAAGAGGGCTGGCCGTGTGGACTTCATTCTCCAGCCTCTGGGGACTGGACCCAAGAAGGTCCTCCTCGGGCCACGGAGAAGTGGGTCTGGGCTCCGAGACCCGCTGGGAGGTGCCAGCCCATACGGGGAGCCAGAGGAGGTGGGCCAGGAGCCCCTTGGGGGGCGCAGGCAGCCCTCCTCAGGCGGGAGCAAGCCCTGGTGGTGGTCCTACTTCACGTCACTGAGCCAGCACAAGCCACGCTGGTTGCTCAAATATTAG
- the CPZ gene encoding carboxypeptidase Z isoform X1: protein MPPPPPPLLLLAALAAAAAGPGCPLPRGPAGGCHGPSAADSATCVDMQLRTCSDVAYNWTTFPTLLEQRSREAVESSSEYILLSVLHHLLEGQCNPDLRLLGCAVLAPRCEGGRVRRPCRHVCEGLREACQPAFDAIDMAWPYFLDCGRYFASVEEGCYDPLEKLREGLDAEEALPSGLPPTFIHFTHHSYAQMVRVLRRTAARCAHVAKTYSIGRSFNGKELLVIEFSARPGQHELMEPEVKLIGNIHGNEVAGREMLIYLAQYLCSEYLLGSPRIQRLLNTTRIHLLPSMNPDGYEVAAAEGAGYNGWTSGRQNAQNLDLNRNFPDLTSEYYRLASSRSVRSDHIPIPQHYWWGKVAPETKAIMKWMRTTPFVLSASLHGGDLVVSYPFDFSKHPQEEKMFSPTPDEKMFKLLARAYADVHPMMMDRSENRCGGNFLKRGSIINGADWYSFTGGMSDFNYLHSNCFEITVELGCVKFPPEEALYTLWQHNKEPLLNFVEMVHRGIKGVVMDKFGKPVKNARILVKGIHHDITTAPDGDYWRLLPPGPHIVIAQAPGYSKVIKKVTIPARMKRAGRVDFILQPLGTGPKKVLLGPRRSGSGLRDPLGGASPYGEPEEVGQEPLGGRRQPSSGGSKPWWWSYFTSLSQHKPRWLLKY from the exons atgccgcccccgccgccgccgctgctgctgctcgCCGcgctggccgccgccgccgccgggcccgGGTGTCCGCTGCCCCGGGGGCCCGCCG GTGGATGCCACGGACCATCAGCTGCAGACAGTG ccacgTGTGTGGACATGCAGCTCCGGACCTGCAGTGACGTGGCCTACAACTGGACGACCTTCCCCACCCTGCTGGAGCAGCGGTCCCGGGAGGCGGTGGAGTCCAGCTCTGAGTACATCCTGCTCAGTGTCCTGCACCACCTGCTGGAGGGCCAGTGCAACCCTGACCTGCGGCTGCTGGGCTGTGCCGTGCTGGCTCCCCGCTGCGAGGGCGGCCGGGTGCGCAGACCCTGCCGGCACGTGTGCGAGGGCCTGCGCGAGGCCTGCCAGCCTGCCTTCGACGCCATCGACATGGCCTGGCCCTACTTCCTCGACTGTGGCCGCTACTTCGCGAGCGTGGAGGAGGGCTGCTATGACCCCCTGGAGAAGCTGCGAG AAGGCCTGGACGCAGAGGAGGCGCTGCCGTCCGGCCTGCCGCCCACCTTCATTCACTTCACACACCACTCCTACGCCCAGATGGTGCGCGTGCTGAGGCGGACGGCGGCCCGCTGCGCCCACGTGGCCAAGACCTACAGCATCGGCCGGAGCTTCAATGGCAAGGAGCTGCTGGTCATCGAGTTCTCGGCCCGCCCTGGCCAGCACGAGCTGA TGGAGCCTGAGGTGAAGCTCATCGGCAACATCCATGGCAATGAGGTGGCAGGGCGGGAGATGCTCATCTACCTGGCCCAGTACCTGTGCTCCGAGTACCTGTTGGGCAGTCCCCGCATCCAGCGCCTGCTCAACACTACCCGCATTCACCTGCTGCCCTCCATGAACCCCGACGGGTACGAGGTGGCGGCTGCCGAG GGTGCCGGCTACAACGGGTGGACAAGTGGGAGGCAAAATGCTCAGAACTTGGATCTGAACCGCAACTTCCCTGACCTGACGTCTGAGTACTACCGGCTGGCCTCGTCCCGCAGCGTGCGCAGTGACCACATCCCCATCCCACAGCACTACTGGTGGGGTAAG GTGGCCCCCGAGACCAAGGCCATAATGAAGTGGATGCGGACCACCCCGTTCGTGCTCTCGGCCAGCCTCCACGGGGGTGACCTAGTGGTGTCCTACCCCTTCGACTTTTCCAAGCACCCTCAGGAAGAGAAGATGTTTTCTCCCACACCTGATGAGAAG ATGTTCAAGCTGCTGGCCAGGGCCTATGCAGATGTCCACCCCATGATGATGGACAGGTCAGAGAACAGGTGTGGCGGCAACTTCCTGAAGAGAGGCAGCATCATCAATGGGGCTGACTGGTACAGCTTCACTGGAG GCATGTCGGACTTCAACTACCTGCACAGTAACTGCTTCGAGATCACGGTGGAGCTGGGCTGTGTGAAGTTCCCCCCGGAGGAGGCCCTCTACACGCTCTGGCAGCACAACAAGGAGCCCCTCCTGAACTTCGTGGAGATG GTGCATCGAGGCATCAAAGGTGTGGTGATGGACAAATTTGGGAAGCCAGTCAAAAATGCCCGGATTTTGGTCAAGGGCATCCACCATGATATCACCACAG CCCCAGATGGTGACTACTGGAGACTGCTGCCTCCGGGGCCCCACATAGTCATAGCTCAGGCCCCCGGCTACTCCAAGGTCATCAAGAAGGTCACCATCCCTGCCCGGATGAAGAGGGCTGGCCGTGTGGACTTCATTCTCCAGCCTCTGGGGACTGGACCCAAGAAGGTCCTCCTCGGGCCACGGAGAAGTGGGTCTGGGCTCCGAGACCCGCTGGGAGGTGCCAGCCCATACGGGGAGCCAGAGGAGGTGGGCCAGGAGCCCCTTGGGGGGCGCAGGCAGCCCTCCTCAGGCGGGAGCAAGCCCTGGTGGTGGTCCTACTTCACGTCACTGAGCCAGCACAAGCCACGCTGGTTGCTCAAATATTAG